A DNA window from Arachis duranensis cultivar V14167 chromosome 3, aradu.V14167.gnm2.J7QH, whole genome shotgun sequence contains the following coding sequences:
- the LOC107477147 gene encoding small polypeptide DEVIL 13, whose protein sequence is MDEKWKLSSSKKETGSSSSNNSSNTNKSLFSRSCSTRGSSSSNSPLLRRSSSTSKCNSNNLNNLHRSFSQKNNSNSNSNNPSIGRKCTKIAKEQKARFYIMRRCVAMLVCWHKHGDS, encoded by the coding sequence ATGGATGAGAAGTGGAAGCTATCATCATCAAAGAAGGAAACTGGTTCaagcagcagcaacaacagcaGCAACACCAACAAGTCATTGTTCTCAAGGAGTTGCTCAACAAGaggatcttcttcttcaaactccCCTCTATTGAGGAGAAGTTCCTCCACATCAAAGTGCAATAGTAACAATCTTAATAATCTCCATAGGAGCTTCTCgcagaagaataatagtaacaGTAACAGTAACAACCCTTCTATTGGAAGGAAATGCACCAAGATAGCTAAGGAACAAAAGGCAAGATTTTACATCATGAGAAGGTGTGTGGCCATGTTAGTTTGCTGGCACAAGCATGGtgattcttga